A region of Lycium barbarum isolate Lr01 chromosome 1, ASM1917538v2, whole genome shotgun sequence DNA encodes the following proteins:
- the LOC132630612 gene encoding probable protein phosphatase 2C 1 — MGGCVSTSSSSCSSRSNGEKVSPECLGINMFGRKRTRRTFSDHAIALHHLSSIPNRIFTNGKSRTSCIFTQQGRKGINQDAMIVWEDFMAEDVTFCGVFDGHGPHGHLVARKVRDALPLKLLQSFESKGNGSDTYQDPQAEVVDLDKDQMVADKVDTQWKEAFLQSYKAMDKELRSQPNLDCFCSGSTAITLVKQGSNLYMGYIGDSRAILASKDGSDSMVAVQLTVDLKPDLPKEAERIKQCKGRVFALQDEPEVHRVWLPFDNAPGLAMARAFGDFCVKEYGVISVPEFSHRVLTERDKFIVLASDGVWDVLSNEEVVDIVSSAPTRSSAARILVDSAAREWKIKYPTSKMDDCAVVCLFLDGKMDLESDNEEDQCISSAALQGNAAESDDGHYSEPSLQRNTTVRSAEENDGYKRVVVEAEANQETVVTDDQEWSGLEGVTRVNSLVQLPRFSDERQGP, encoded by the exons ATGGGGGGTTGTGTGTCAACAAGCAGTAGTTCTTGTAGTAGCAGGAGTAATGGAGAAAAAGTTTCACCTGAATGTTTGGGAATAAACATGTTTGGACGAAAGAGGACTAGAAGAACTTTTTCTGATCATGCCATTGCATTGCACCATCTGAGTTCAATACCTAATCGGATCTTTACAAATGGAAAGAGCCGAACTTCTTGCATATTCACGCAACAAGGACGTAAAGGCATTAACCAAGATGCCATGATCGTGTGGGAA GATTTCATGGCGGAAGATGTGACCTTTTGTGGGGTATTCGATGGCCATGGTCCACATGGCCATCTTGTTGCTCGCAAAGTAAGGGATGCACTGCCCCTGAAGCTGTTGCAGTCATTTGAATCAAAGGGCAACGGTTCTGATACTTATCAGGATCCGCAAGCGGAAGTTGTGGATCTTGATAAGGATCAAATGGTGGCTGATAAAGTGGACACCCAGTGGAAAGAAGCTTTTCTTCAATCATACAAGGCGATGGACAAAGAATTGAGGTCCCAACCTAATTTAGATTGCTTTTGCAGTGGCAGCACTGCTATTACACTAGTAAAACAG GGTTCAAACCTTTATATGGGCTATATTGGTGATTCTCGGGCAATCTTGGCATCAAAGGATGGAAGTGATTCAATGGTCGCAGTCCAGTTGACTGTCGATCTGAAGCCTGATTTACCTA AGGAAGCAGAGAGGATAAAACAGTGTAAAGGTCGGGTTTTTGCATTGCAAGATGAGCCAGAAGTGCACAGAGTTTGGTTGCCATTTGATAATGCCCCTGGATTGGCGATGGCTCGAGCATTTGGTGATTTTTGTGTGAAAGAATATGGGGTAATATCTGTACCAGAATTTTCTCACCGGGTTCTTACAGAGAGGGACAAGTTCATTGTTCTTGCTTCAGATGGG GTTTGGGATGTCTTGAGTAATGAAGAAGTGGTCGATATAGTGTCATCAGCGCCTACACGATCATCAGCTGCCAGAATCCTAGTTGACTCCGCTGCACGCGAATGGAAAATCAAATATCCGACTTCAAAAATGGACGATTGTGCTGTTGTTTGCTTATTCTTGGATGGAAAGATGGACTTGGAATCTGACAATGAGGAGGATCAATGTATCTCTTCTGCTGCACTTCAGGGTAACGCTGCTGAATCGGATGATGGGCATTACTCCGAGCCATCTCTGCAAAGAAATACTACTGTTAGATCAGCTGAAGAGAATGATGGCTATAAACGAGTAGTAGTGGAAGCAGAAGCAAATCAAGAAACCGTGGTAACGGATGATCAGGAATGGTCAGGATTGGAAGGCGTCACTCGAGTCAACTCTCTGGTTCAGCTTCCAAGATTTTCCGACGAGAGGCAAGGACCTTAA
- the LOC132630625 gene encoding protein SYM1-like, giving the protein MSALNNFATTNILSFPSKSLQEPRKTQTFSINFSPPLTIQNSLKTPSRISLVCPINTVTEDREAETSQENEKKDTDGTEFDETKNSLLSILLDKDRFFNASIVLGAGTLAITKLLTIDHEYWHGWTLYEILRYAPEHNWIAYEEALKANPVLAKMAISGIVYALGDWIAQCYEGKPLLEFDRTRMFRSGLVGFSLHGSLSHYYYQFCEALFPSDWWVVPAKVAFDQTIWAAIWNSIYFVVLGFLRLESAANIFGELKTTFWPMLTAGWKLWPFAHLITYGVVPLEQRLLWVDCVELVWVTILSTYSNEKSEARISEELSEAKSDSSSSTLPEE; this is encoded by the exons ATGTCAGCTCTCAACAATTTTGCTACTACCAATATCCTCTCTTTTCCCTCAAAATCTCTTCAAGAACCAAGAAAAACTCAAACTTTCTCAATCAACTTTTCTCCACCCTTGACTATACAAAATTCACTAAAAACCCCATCAAGAATTAGTCTTGTTTGTCCAATAAATACTGTCACAGAAGATAGGGAAGCAGAGACCAGtcaagaaaatgaaaagaaagataCAGATGGAACTGAATTTGATGAAACCAAGAATAGTTTATTGTCCATTTTGTTGGATAAAGATAGATTCTTTAATGCTTCAATTGTACTTGGTGCTGGTACACTTGCTATCACAAAGTTACTCACCATAGATCATGAGTATTGGCAT GGGTGGACCCTTTACGAGATACTGAGATATGCCCCGGAGCACAACTGGATTGCATATGAAGAAGCGCTGAAAGCAAATCCTGTTTTAGCTAAAATGGCAATTAGTGGTATTGTCTACGCTCTAGGAGACTGGATCGCTCAA TGCTATGAAGGGAAGCCTCTTCTTGAATTTGATCGAACTCGCATGTTTAGATCTGGTCTTGTTGGATTTTCACTTCATGGTTCCCTTTCCCACTACTATTACCAATTTTGTGAG GCTCTTTTCCCATCCGACTGGTGGGTGGTTCCTGCTAAAGTCGCTTTTGACCAAACCATTTGGGCAGCAATTTGGAATAGCATCTATTTTGTGGTCCTTGGTTTCTTGCGTCTTGAATCTGCTGCCAACATTTTTGGCGAGCTCAAAACCACGTTTTGGCCCATGTTAACA GCAGGGTGGAAACTTTGGCCATTTGCTCACCTAATAACTTATGGTGTTGTTCCTCTTGAGCAAAGACTCCTTTGGGTGGATTGTGTTGAACTGGTCTGGGTTACTATTCTCTCAAC TTATTCGAATGAGAAATCAGAGGCACGGATATCTGAAGAATTATCGGAAGCTAAATCTGATTCATCATCGAGTACATTGCCCGAG GAATAA